A region from the Desulfomarina profundi genome encodes:
- the glk gene encoding glucokinase, giving the protein MGILLVADVGGTKSEVALYEITSRTFTFLVGKRYVSSRFSSITEVISSFLTDVEATPQFAVLGVAGVVSGETAILTNLEWEKIDCTVLEKRFGFTETVLVNDLTALAGALPLLTDDDLVELKPGIEFDNEIKGVIAPGTGLGQGFLLENDGHFFARGSEGGHVDFGPVTEMEMALLTWMRWKKQPVSYEMLLSGPGISVLYDFCREYYHFEGTGDDVALLGNDVDRTPAIVERGLQASCPWCHKSLELFLAILGSEAGNLALKLFARGGIYIGGGIVPRLSGRISFDTFRNRFVDKGPMAKLLQQIPVRLIVRKEAALLGAVRIGQLFLRP; this is encoded by the coding sequence ATGGGCATTCTACTGGTTGCTGATGTGGGTGGTACTAAAAGCGAGGTGGCACTCTATGAAATCACTTCCAGGACGTTCACCTTTCTTGTCGGTAAACGTTATGTCAGCAGCAGGTTTTCATCCATTACGGAGGTTATCTCCTCTTTTCTGACCGATGTGGAAGCAACGCCGCAATTTGCAGTCCTTGGAGTTGCAGGAGTGGTGAGTGGTGAAACGGCGATACTGACAAACCTGGAATGGGAAAAAATAGACTGTACTGTTCTGGAAAAACGATTTGGTTTTACCGAGACAGTCCTTGTCAATGATTTGACCGCACTGGCCGGTGCGCTTCCATTGCTGACTGATGATGACCTGGTTGAGTTGAAGCCAGGGATAGAGTTTGACAATGAAATCAAAGGTGTTATCGCCCCAGGTACAGGCCTGGGACAGGGATTTCTCCTGGAGAATGACGGACACTTCTTTGCAAGGGGGTCGGAAGGCGGACATGTGGATTTCGGGCCGGTGACGGAAATGGAAATGGCCCTTCTTACCTGGATGCGTTGGAAAAAGCAGCCGGTCAGCTATGAAATGCTTCTTTCCGGCCCTGGTATTTCAGTTCTGTACGATTTCTGCCGGGAATATTATCATTTTGAAGGGACTGGAGATGATGTTGCTCTTTTGGGCAATGATGTGGACCGCACACCTGCAATTGTGGAGCGGGGACTTCAGGCATCATGTCCCTGGTGCCACAAAAGCCTGGAGCTTTTTCTGGCAATACTTGGCAGCGAAGCGGGAAATCTCGCCCTGAAACTGTTTGCACGGGGAGGTATCTATATCGGCGGGGGTATTGTCCCCCGTTTATCTGGCAGGATATCGTTTGACACTTTTAGAAATAGATTTGTCGACAAGGGGCCAATGGCAAAGCTGTTGCAGCAAATTCCTGTAAGGCTGATAGTACGTAAGGAAGCGGCTCTTCTCGGAGCTGTCAGGATTGGTCAACTCTTTCTGCGACCATGA